One genomic segment of Falco peregrinus isolate bFalPer1 chromosome 7, bFalPer1.pri, whole genome shotgun sequence includes these proteins:
- the LOC101913654 gene encoding E3 ubiquitin-protein ligase RNF19B-like — MERPKWVHGPLRLLGFFGRKPQAAGGEMSPEQEPEPKEPEEMHIMLPLGEGEELVECPLCLLPQPPEAFPTLASCDHRSCRACLEQYLRIAVSESRVQVACPHCPAVLQPTDVHHLLAEPALRDKYEEFLLRQLLVADPSTCWCPAPDCSYAVIAYGCAKCPRLTCEHEGCGTEFCYHCRQPWHPDGPCAPVLPAPRLTSPSAQLVHPEDLAHDEAEDVKVCPRCSAFIMKINDGSCNCMNCTVCGCLFCWLCLQEISGVHFLSPSGCTFWGKRPWSLTQKILWQLGMVLGAPMVISLIAGIAVPVITIGIPIYMGRKVLGQSQRSSLSGCQQCLSVTSSVLLSLFVSPIITAVTVGVGVPLVLTYVYGVVVLSLFRSRWGCGGGRSPPGDLGVVELENLTKLNELWSVLPSPRTGEDGAPDTTASFPSSSHSPHPGVAWKERDSQSASTVALAGSMLSEGQDMSYREGVNIEVEVSTEAVPHPARQQSPCSVLSGQSLSGDSLGGTSDKCSTMGIPAE; from the exons ATGGAGCGGCCCAAGTGGGTGCACGGACCCCTCCGCCTCCTGGGCTTCTTTGGGCGGAAGCCacaggctgctggaggggagatGTCACCAGAACAGGAGCCAGAGCCTAAGGAACCTGAGGAGATGCATATCATGCTGCCCCTGGGTGAGGGTGAGGAGCTGGTGGAATGtcccctgtgcctgctgccccagcctcccGAGGCCTTTCCCACACTGGCCTCCTGCGACCACCGTTCATGCCGGGCTTGCCTGGAGCAGTACCTGCGCATCGCTGTCAGCGAGAGCCGTGTGCAGGTGGCCTGCCCGCACTGCCCTGCCGTGCTGCAGCCCACCGATGTCCACCACCTCCTGGCTGAGCCTGCCCTCCGTGACAAGTATGAGGAGTTCCTCCTGCgacagctgctggtggctgaCCCCAGCACCTGCTGGTGCCCTGCGCCTGACTGCAG cTATGCTGTCATTGCCTATGGCTGTGCCAAGTGTCCCCGCCTCACCTGCGAGCATGAGGGCTGTGGTACTGAGTTCTGCTACCACTGccggcagccctggcaccctgATGGCCCTTGTGCgccagtgctgccagccccccgCCTGACCAGCCCCTCAGCACAGCTAGTCCACCCAGAGGACTTGGCGCATG ATGAGGCTGAGGATGTCAAGGTCTGTCCACGCTGCAGTGCGTTCATCATGAAGATCAATGACGGGAGCTGCAACTGCATGAACTGCACGGTCTGTGGCTGCCTCTTCTGCTGGCTCTGTCTGCAGGAGATCTCTGGTGTGCACTTCCTGAG CCCCTCTGGCTGCACCTTCTGGGGGAAGAGGCCTTGGTCACTGACCCAGAAGATCCTGTGGCAGCTGGGCATGGTGCTGGGGGCGCCTATGGTGATCTCCCTCATCGCAGGCATCGCTGTCCCTGTCATTACCATTGGGATCCCCATCTACATGGGTAGGAA GGTGCTGGGCCAGAGCCAGAGGAGCAGCTTGTCGGGGTGCCAGCAGTGCCTTTCTGTCACTAGCAGTgtcctcctctctctctttgtgTCTCCCATCATAACAGCAGTcactgtgg GTGTTGGTGTGCCCCTGGTGCTCACCTATGTCTATGGGGTGGTGGTGCTGTCACTGTTTCGGAGCcgctgggggtgtgggggtggcCGCAGCCCACCTGGGGATCTCGGTGTGGTGGAGCTGGAGAACCTGACCAAGC TGAATGAGCTGTGGTcggtgctgcccagccccaggacaGGTGAGGACGGAGCCCCAGACACAACTGcctcctttcccagcagcagccatagcCCGCACCCCGGGGTGGCATGGAAGGAGCGGGACAGCCAGTCAGCCAGCACAGTGGCCCTTGCAGGGAGCATGCTGAGCGAGGGCCAGGATATGTCCTACAg GGAAGGTGTCAACATCGAGGTGGAGGTGTCAACTGAAGCAGTGCCGCACCCTGCCCGGCAGCAGAGCCCGTGCAGCGTGCTGTCAGGGCAGAGTCTCTCTGGGGACTCCCTGGGAGGCACCAGTGACAAGTGCAGCACCATGGGCATCCCTGCAGAGTGA